A section of the Pochonia chlamydosporia 170 chromosome 2, whole genome shotgun sequence genome encodes:
- a CDS encoding arginine permease (similar to Neosartorya fischeri NRRL 181 XP_001258800.1) yields MADEKTPRASNDRTNEKKGAEDVEAGQTGLTRSLQGRHLQFIAIGATFGTGLFLGTGGALAKAGPASLLIGFVFIGLVVYSVMVALGEMAAYMPVAGAFTVYASRFVDPTLGFAMGWIYWFSWSITFGLELTAAGLIIQYWTEAVSIGVWIAIFWVIFTGVNFFPVRYFGEMEMWFSSIKVVTVIGFIIFGICINAGAGQQGYIGFRYWTYPGAFAEYVVSGAAGKFVGFWSVLITAGFSYQGSELVGIGAGETENPRKAIPQAIRWTFWGNFILFVGTVFFIGINIPYDNADLQSTAQNASASPLVIVAKLAGVQVLPDIINAVLLTAVLSAASSDVYSSTRILYALADEGLAPAVFKKTNRFGTPYWSVAFCSLLGLLAFLNLSQSGATVFNWLLNITAVAGFIVWALINVCHLRFMKVLSLRGQPRSSLPYVAPFQPYLSWFGLFFNILILLTSGFTVFIEWNTSDFFVSYVSILLFIVLYIGHKVVFRTKMVKMENIDLTMGRTEI; encoded by the coding sequence ATGGCGGACGAAAAGACGCCTCGAGCCAGCAATGACCGGACcaacgagaagaagggcgccGAGGACGTAGAGGCTGGCCAAACTGGTCTGACCCGATCTTTGCAGGGTCGTCACTTGCAATTTATTGCTATTGGTGCTACTTTTGGTACTGGTTTGTTCCTTGGTACTGGCGGTGCgctggccaaggctggtCCTGCGTCTCTGCTCATTGGTTTCGTCTTCATCGGTCTCGTCGTCTACTCTGTCATGGTTGCCCTCGGTGAGATGGCTGCTTATATGCCCGTTGCTGGTGCCTTTACCGTCTATGCTAGTCGGTTTGTCGACCCAACTCTCGGCTTTGCCATGGGCTGGATCTACTGGTTCAGTTGGTCCATCACGTTTGGCCTTGAGCTTACGGCCGCTGGTCTCATTATCCAGTACTGGACAGAGGCTGTGAGCATTGGCGTCTGGATTGCCATCTTCTGGGTCATCTTCACCGGAGTCAATTTCTTTCCCGTCCGATACTTCGGCGAGATGGAAATGTGGttctccagcatcaaggtcgtcACGGTTATCGGCTTCATTATTTTTggcatctgcatcaacgCTGGTGCCGGACAGCAGGGCTACATTGGTTTCAGATACTGGACCTATCCCGGTGCCTTTGCCGAGTATGTTGTGAGCGGCGCAGCTGGCAAGTTCGTTGGATTCTGGTCCGTCTTGATCACCGCCGGCTTCAGTTATCAGGGCTCAGAGCTCGTTGGTATCGGTGCCGGTGAGACCGAGAACCCTCGCAAGGCCATTCCCCAAGCTATCCGATGGACCTTCTGGGGCAacttcatcctcttcgtcggtaccgtcttcttcatcggaATCAACATCCCCTACGACAATGCCGACCTGCAAAGCACTGCCCAAAACGCCTCGGCCTCGCCTCTCGTCATTGTTGCCAAGCTCGCTGGAGTCCAGGTCCTCCCTGACATCATCAACGCCGTCTTATTGACTGCCGTGCTCTCAGCAGCCAGCTCCGACGTCTATTCCAGCACCCGAATCCTGTACGCCCTTGCCGACGAAGGTCTCGCCCCGGCTGtcttcaagaagacgaaCCGATTCGGCACCCCCTACTGGTCCGTTGCGTTCTGCTCGCTGCTCGGTCTCCTCGCCTTCCTAAACTTGTCGCAGAGCGGCGCAACCGTCTTCAACTGGCTGTTGAACATCACCGCCGTCGCTGGCTTCATCGTCTGGGCTCTCATCAACGTCTGCCACCTGCGTTTCATGAAGGTTCTCAGTCTGCGCGGCCAGCCTCGCTCGTCGCTGCCCTACGTCGCGCCATTCCAGCCCTACCTGTCCTGGTTTGggctcttcttcaacattttgATCCTGCTCACCAGTGGATTCACCGTGTTCATCGAGTGGAACACGAGCGACTTCTTCGTCAGCTATGTCAGcattttgctcttcatcgtccTGTATATTGGCCACAAGGTCGTGTTCCGCACCAAgatggtcaagatggagaaCATTGATCTCACTATGGGGAGGACTGAGATTTAG
- a CDS encoding protein PNS1 (similar to Aspergillus terreus NIH2624 XP_001213283.1), giving the protein MGEADSYANGGNERGPPQQWGQQQQYGQPYGQQPYGQQPYQQQYQQPPPQDYYNQSQPQNQNGYQPEPQQQHPDQYGAPPPYSYNPPKGNDPNYSFDQAFKVAKPKWNDLWAGILLILVFLGFIAVSVISIRGYVTGSQGNGIYGGNNTFSLNNNTIILFAFGLVVAFVLSWGYVTVARVFPKQFIWVTGILNICWAIGTAIYYLYKKYWSAGIVFLIFGLFTAFAFYTWIPRIPFSALMLKTSINVSKKYGHVYLVSLIGGLFATAFAAWFSVTLTAVYVTYEPSANNPKCGSDGNGCSNATLIGLTVFITFAMYWISEWLKNTIHTTIAGVYGTWYFCVHNFPKGATRGSAKRALTYSFGSISLGSLLVAIVQFLRQLCSIARQQSMDGGGVAGIIGYVIFCILGCLISLLEWALEFLNKYAFCHIALYGKAYFPAAKDTWNMIKDRGIDALINECLIGPVLSFGAMFVALATALLAYLYLQFTDPAYNSSGSFTAVIMAFAFLIGFQIALIFTTPISSGIDTIFVAAGWDPQVMINDHPELYQEMVRLYPKVQQAIQVRR; this is encoded by the exons ATGGGTGAGGCAGACAGCTACGCCAACGGCGGCAACGAACGAGGTCCGCCGCAGCAATGGGgacaacaacagcaatatGGTCAGCCCTATGGTCAACAGCCTTATGGCCAGCAGCCATACCAACAGCAATATCaacagccgccgccgcaagACTATTACAACCAGTCTCAACCTCAGAACCAGAATGGATATCAGCCGGAgccgcaacagcagcacccTGATCAGTATGGCGCCCCGCCGCCATACAGCTACAACCCACCCAAGGGCAATGATCCGAATTACTCCTTTGACCAGGCGTTCAAGGTTGCAAAGCCCAAGTGGAATGATCTATGGGCTGGCATTCTG ctcatcctcgtctttcTCGGCTTCATCGCCGTTTCCGTCATCTCGATTCGAGGGTACGTCACCGGATCGCAAGGCAACGGTATCTACGGCGGAAATAATACTTTCTCCCTGAACAATAATACCATTATCCTTTTCGCATTTGGCCTGGTGGTTGCCTTTGTACTGTCGTGGGGTTACGTCACGGTTGCGCGTGTGTTCCCCAAGCAGTTCATCTGGGTCACGGGCATTCTCAACATTTGCTGGGCTATCGGGACGGCCATTTATTATCTCTACAAGAAGTATTGGTCTGCGGGCATAGTCTTCCTTATTTTCGGACTCTTTACGGCCTTTGCGTTTTATACCTGGATCCCCCGCATTCCATTCTCGGCCTTGATGCTCAAGACCAGCATCAATGTCAGCAAAAAGTATGGCCATGTCTACTTGGTTTCCCTAATTGGCGGACTCTTTGCTACGGCATTTGCTGCATGGTTCTCGGTCACCCTCACGGCAGTTTACGTCACCTACGAACCTTCGGCCAACAACCCAAAATGCGGCTCAGATGGAAATGGCTGCAGCAATGCTACTCTTATTGGTTTGACTGTTTTTATTACTTTTGCCATGTATTGGATATCAGAGTGGCTCAAGAACACGATTCACACAACCATTGCCGGGGTGTATGGTACTTGGTATTTCTGCGTGCACAACTTCCCCAAGGGTGCGACTCGCGGATCTGCCAAGCGTGCACTTACCTACAGCTTCGGTTCCATCAGTCTTGGTAGTTTGCTCGTTGCCATCGTTCAGTTCTTGCGCCAGCTATGCTCCATTGCTAGACAGCAGTCCATGGACGGAGGTGGCGTTGCGGGCATTATTGGATATGTCATTTTCTGcattcttggctgccttATCTCCCTCCTAGAGTGGGCGCTTGAGTTCCTGAACAAATATGCCTTTTGCCATATTGCGTTGTATGGAAAGGCATATTTCCCTGCTGCCAAGGATACCTGGAACATGATCAAAGATCGCGGAATTGACGCACTGATCAAC GAATGCCTCATTGGTCCTGTTCTGTCTTTCGGTGCCATGTTTGTCGCCCTTGCAACGGCTCTCCTCGCTTATTTATATCTTCAATTCACCGACCCGGCCTACAATAGTAGTGGTAGCTTCACAGCAGTCATCATGGCATTCGCGTTCCTCATTGGCTTCCAAATTGCCCTCATCTTTACGACGCCGATCTCGAGTGGCATCGACACGATTTTCGTGGCGGCTGGATGGGACCCCCAGGTCATGATCAATGATCATCCTGAGCTGTATCAGGAGATGGTGAGGTTGTATCCCAAGGTGCAGCAGGCTATTCAAGTGCGGCGATAG
- a CDS encoding beta-lactamase (similar to Blastomyces dermatitidis SLH14081 XP_002627172.1), with amino-acid sequence MAKVQGSYDEAFDDVKKLMQQYLDAGEEVGASIYVDWKGKGVVNLWGGFCGEDQTRPWTEDTITNVWSLSKTVTNLAALMLADRGLIDLDENVAKYWPEFGANGKDNIKVRHILAHTSGVSGWDQPISLEDLYDPERSASLLAKQAPWWDPGTASGYHALNQGHLVGELVRRVTGKSLKKFISDEISKPLGADFQLGAKESDWPRISHVIPPDVTEIGAGLKALDPNQPAFKTFTGPPPDAAAANTTGWRNAEIGAANGHGNARSVVQILSTISLGGESQGVRLLSPETVERIFEEQANGVDLVLGLPLRLGIGYGLPNASVPHLPEGRVCYWGGWGGSAIIMDVDRGLTIGYVMNKMAPETLGSARGLSYVRSIYNVINKAKSG; translated from the coding sequence atggccaaAGTACAAGGATCCTATGATGAAGCCTTTGACGACGTTAAGAAGCTGATGCAGCAATACCTTGATGCTGGCGAAGAAGTTGGTGCCTCTATATATGTGGACTGGAAGGGAAAAGGTGTGGTGAACCTCTGGGGCGGATTCTGCGGAGAGGACCAGACCCGTCCGTGGACTGAAGACACAATCACCAATGTGTGGTCCCTCAGCAAGACGGTGACAAATCTTGCCGCCTTGATGTTAGCGGACCGTGGCTTGATAGATTTGGACGAGAATGTTGCCAAGTACTGGCCAGAATTTGGCGCGAatggcaaagacaacatCAAGGTACGACATATCTTGGCCCATACCTCTGGTGTATCTGGATGGGATCAACCGATTTCTCTCGAGGATTTGTACGACCCAGAGAGATCAGCCTCGCTGTTGGCAAAGCAAGCTCCTTGGTGGGACCCTGGTACCGCGTCTGGATATCATGCCCTCAACCAGGGCCATCTAGTTGGCGAGCTGGTCAGGCGAGTTACTGGAAAATCGTTGAAGAAGTTCATTTCAGACGAGATCAGCAAACCACTCGGTGCCGACTTTCAACTTGGAGCCAAAGAGTCAGACTGGCCACGCATTTCTCATGTAATCCCTCCTGACGTAACCGAAATAGGGGCAGGCTTGAAAGCGCTTGATCCCAATCAACCTGCATTCAAGACCTTCACCGGTCCTCCCCCAgacgcagcagcagccaacaCCACTGGGTGGAGGAATGCCGAGATCGGTGCGGCCAATGGCCACGGTAATGCTCGCTCTGTTGTGCAAATTTTGTCTACGATTTCTCTTGGAGGAGAAAGCCAGGGCGTTCGGCTTTTGTCACCGGAGACGGTTGAACGAATTTTCGAGGAGCAGGCCAACGGGGTAGATCTGGTCCTCGGCTTACCTCTCCGACTCGGTATCGGCTATGGGCTGCCAAATGCTTCGGTGCCGCATCTTCCTGAGGGTCGGGTGTGTTATTGGGGAGGATGGGGTGGCTCCGCCATCATTATGGATGTTGATAGGGGGTTGACAATTGGCTATGTCATGAACAAGATGGCTCCTGAGACATTGGGTTCGGCACGGGGCCTGAGCTATGTTCGTTCGATTTACAATGTGATCAACAAGGCGAAGAGCGGGTAG
- a CDS encoding NACHT and WD domain-containing protein (similar to Aspergillus fumigatus Af293 XP_754863.2): MSEDLSVSRSLSRNAGSGASGPSPSSDSTRSTGSSLGRKISNLLPLSRKSTAQEPPRTKNEYGLNTVYQPNESIPVIADLVFVHGLGGGSSTTWCIKSNPESFWPKEWLPKDPDFHGVRVHSFGYNANWKKRVNNPLDIHAFGQSLVEDLLSDPKVKTSGTSIVLIGHSMGGLVIKKACILSKSNPEFASLAKRFHSFYFLGTPHRGAGMAKTLNNLLRLSGTGRRAYIAGLESHSEIIRSLNDGFRVNYAGIHLHTFYESQPTPPLGLIVDMESATLGYAEERSQLLNANHKNLIKFENPDDSNYRSLRNRLAATIQQIRDQCTKIKFYPQSLSQGGNRALESQAGRATCPPELGTQSLSLNQSAVQHEKMERIFSYLAVDHSPDETLLSLDDTRLKGSCSWLLAKRSFQEWLNSPSSCHFYLKGAPASGKSTMASFIVKNLQEEYNPVCYYFFKTGERFTPNLSRFLRSMAYQMCRANPAIRDALFDLAQNGPAIDIRNPKSIWHSIFLSCIFQKMAGRCYFWVLDALDEAAEKGHADDYFLLLSKIDKKVPLKIFFTGRPTFELDNLFSHLPTITELMTIDDSIGDIRLYVDTWSANLPVADAGQRKILIDNIVDMSGGSFLWTVLVVKKLREVLTVEEIHEVLREIPQKMNELYQHNIKSMETSRSKATVKHIIVWAICAIQPLTVDQMKDAIKLSQGITLARNLRISLPYLCGQFLDVDKQSRIRVVHETARAFLTNPSLDSEFRIDFAEGHEIIATACLNYLLGEELKYSKWRRSSTTSETDRSSMTDYVCLRWSEHIFRSSSSSDHLFDLLVRFFQTNVLSWIERVAHLGDLDCLNRTTKHLSSFLGRRAKYVPMLPGDLKAWAVDLPRIAAQFGDNLIKDPEAIHSLIPPFCPRDSAIYRNFGYAEDGIKLVGGWNSGWDDRICSISYHETYTRDVSTRDDRFAVGLADGLIKLYRTSTCEEYLALDHTESLSVLEFGFTAKFVVSAGLRHVKLWEVATGRQVLNVEADSQTLAVAFDESDTLLFVASRDRWLSVYQISNGLQLQRLQWRDQFLEAKDSSFPLTPTGVKISVELQVIAVTYRSKPVQLWSLDDHRPIGACIRPSTHKHTSAGHLVHCTAFNPNTANPGLVVAYWDELLAVYDIKTCKTLASTSVGLDKVAISPNGKTLAGSDGAGAVKILDFETLQFLYKVQVQGDPVTSLVFTSDSLRIIDTRSTNANVWEPLALVGQDSDSQSSEPSESVHHVVDETGVATVDNSAAITSLHYCEESGIAFCGRTDGRVDTCNLDDPQKTMRNLYRHRGGFTSITCIGLAHNARVTVSADTSGTFRIMQITTGARREWSAKLVVEGRLEQGQSIAQVLVHPDGLYVLVSSSGSDSVWSVATKKRVAIITNRRRTTWKWFIRPSTPSQLLLFEDKGLKLFNWADLSELATAEASPPLAHIECDEVGHAAYTDADAISISSDGEDLVFMQKMTLKQQAVQVMPSNSSAVTKIHVFDLSSLVFHPIPSVDSHTHFDKSNLLQHSFSTLGPGSVLQTNKSPQLKNALPTPPSNSGQLVTPALKTRGSRGRRPSVRNVADVPDVETIIGTVKRFNSWFLVFISREGWVCSVDLDSAGRNMLETFQKHFLIPSIWRTANPHLISKIRRGQDIIFVHQDGVIVVNNGLDNGQHVPFTLVT; this comes from the exons ATGTCGGAAGACTTGAGCGTCTCACGGTCCCTCTCGCGCAACGCTGGCTCGGGCGCATCGGGGCCAAGCCCGAGCAGTGATAGCACGAGATCGACTGGGTCGTCGCTAGGTAGAAAGATTTCCAATCTCCTTCCTTTGAGTCGCAAGTCCACGGCCCAAGAGCCACCGCGAACCAAGAATGAATATGGTCTCAACACTGTGTACCAGCCGAATGAATCCATCCCCGTTATTGCGGACTTGGTGTTTGTGCATGGCTTGGGGGGTGGTTCCAGCACGACTTGGtgcatcaaatcaaatccgGAGAGTTTCTGGCCCAAAGAATGGCTTCCTAAGGATCCAGATTTTCACGGAGTCAGAGTTCACAGCTTTGGATACAATGCCAACTGGAAGAAACGGGTGAATAATCCTCTCGATATCCACGCCTTCGGGCAGTCTCTTGTCGAAGACCTTCTTAGCGACCCAAAAGTTAAAACGTCAGGCACATCAATTGTACTTATAGGTCACAGCATGGGTGGCTTAGTGATAAAGAAGGCATGTATTTTGTCCAAATCTAACCCAGAGTTTGCCTCATTGGCCAAGCGGTTCCATTCCTTCTACTTTTTGGGAACTCCGCACCGAGGCGCTGGAATGGCAAAGACGCTCAACAATCTTCTTCGACTCTCTGGAACGGGGCGTCGAGCCTATATAGCGGGCCTTGAGTCTCACTCAGAGATCATTCGTAGTCTGAATGATGGATTTCGAGTGAACTATGCCGGAATTCATTTGCATACTTTTTACGAATCTCAACCAACGCCTCCTCTCGGTCTTAttgtggacatggagtcgGCGACACTAG GATATGCCGAGGAACGTTCCCAACTTTTAAACGCAAATCACAAGAACCTCATCAAATTTGAGAACCCGGACGATTCCAATTACAGGTCCCTGAGGAACAGACTTGCGGCTACGATCCAACAGATTCGAGATCAATGTACGAAAATCAAGTTTTATCCACAAAGTCTAAGCCAAGGCGGCAATAGAGCACTTGAATCGCAGGCCGGTCGTGCAACTTGTCCGCCAGAACTTGGGACACAGTCACTCTCGTTGAATCAATCCGCAGTCCAACACGAGAAAATGGAAAGAATCTTCTCGTACTTGGCTGTAGATCACTCCCCTGACGAGACGTTGTTATCGTTGGATGACACGAGGCTCAAAGGGTCCTGTTCCTGGCTTCTTGCAAAACGTTCGTTCCAGGAATGGCTAAACTCTCCCTCATCTTGTCATTTCTATCTTAAAGGCGCCCCAGCGTCTGGCAagtcaacaatggcaagttTCATCGTCAAAAATCTTCAAGAAGAATACAATCCCGTGTGTTATTATTTCTTCAAAACGGGAGAACGGTTTACTCCAAACCTCAGCAGATTTTTGCGTTCCATGGCATATCAGATGTGCAGGGCCAACCCAGCAATTCGAGACGCCCTGTTCGATCTTGCACAGAACGGCCCAGCAATAGACATCCGTAACCCAAAGTCTATTTGGCATAGTATATTTCTCAGTTGCATATTCCAGAAAATGGCTGGACGATG CTATTTCTGGGTTCTTGATGCTCTCGATGAAGCGGCTGAGAAAGGCCACGCAGACGATTACTTTCTACTGTTATCGAAGATCGACAAAAAGGTTCCTCTTAAGATCTTTTTTACTGGTCGGCCAACATTCGAACTAGACAATCTCTTTTCGCACTTGCCGACCATCACGGAGCTTATGACCATTGATGATTCTATCGGCGACATTAGACTTTACGTAGACACTTGGTCAGCAAATCTCCCGGTTGCCGACGCTGGTCAACGCAAAATTCTTATTGACAACATTGTGGACATGTCTGGAGGCAGTTTTCTCTGGACGGTCCTGGTTGTAAAGAAGTTGCGGGAGGTCTTGACGGTTGAGGAGATACACGAAGTCCTGAGAGAGATACCACAGAAGATGAACGAATTATACCAGCACAACATTAAAAGTATGGAGACGTCCAGATCGAAGGCAACTGTCAAGCATATCATCGTGTGGGCTATTTGCGCCATACAGCCTCTAACGGTGGATCAAATGAAGGATGCTATCAAACTAAGTCAGGGTATTACGTTGGCTCGCAATCTCCGGATCAGCCTCCCGTATCTTTGCGGCCAGTTCCTAGACGTCGACAAGCAGTCTCGCATTCGCGTAGTTCACGAAACTGCGAGGGCATTCCTAACTAATCCAAGTCTTGATTCCGAGTTCCGCATTGATTTCGCCGAAGGACACGAAATCATTGCAACCGCTTGTTTGAATTATCTTTTGGGGGAAGAGCTAAAATACTCCAAGTGGAGAAGGAGCTCTACCACAAGTGAAACAGATAGGAGTTCAATGACTGACTATGTATGCCTTCGTTGGAGCGAGCATATCTTTAGAagttcatcttcttcggaCCATCTCTTTGATCTGTTGGTGCGGTTCTTCCAGACGAACGTGTTGTCCTGGATTGAAAGAGTCGCCCATCTAGGAGATTTGGACTGCTTGAATCGGACTACGAAGCATTTGTCGAGTTTTCTGGGGCGCAGGGCCAAGTATGTCCCAATGCTTCCGGGAGACTTAAAAGCATGGGCTGTCGATTTACCAAGGATTGCGGCGCAGTTTGGTGACAATCTGATCAAAGATCCCGAGGCTATTCATAGCCTCATACCCCCCTTTTGTCCCCGCGATTCGGCGATATACCGAAATTTTGGTTATGCTGAGGACGGAATTAAGCTGGTAGGGGGTTGGAACTCAGGTTGGGATGACAGGATATGCTCCATCTCCTATCATGAAACCTACACCAGGGATGTCTCTACTAGGGATGACCGTTTTGCGGTTGGCCTGGCAGATGGTTTGATCAAGCTATACCGAACCTCCACATGCGAGGAGTATTTGGCTTTGGATCATACGGAATCGTTGTCAGTCCTAGAATTCGGGTTTACAGCAAAGTTTGTGGTCTCAGCTGGGTTGCGGCATGTTAAGCTCTGGGAGGTGGCGACAGGCAGGCAGGTTCTCAACGTTGAAGCCGATTCGCAGACACTAGCCGTCGCGTTTGATGAGTCTGACACATTGTTATTCGTGGCCTCAAGGGACAGATGGCTTTCCGTATACCAAATCTCAAATGGTCTTCAACTCCAAAGGCTGCAATGGCGGGATCAATTCCTAGAGGCAAAAGATTCTAGCTTTCCTCTCACCCCGACCGGCGTCAAGATATCGGTGGAGCTGCAGGTAATAGCTGTTACATATCGCAGCAAACCTGTCCAACTCTGGTCGCTGGATGACCATCGACCCATTGGGGCTTGTATTAGACCCTCAACTCATAAGCACACTAGTGCTGGGCATCTTGTTCACTGTACTGCTTTCAACCCTAATACAGCAAATCCGGGCCTTGTTGTGGCTTACTGGGACGAACTCCTCGCTGTTTATGATATCAAGACATGCAAGACCCTGGCATCCACGTCAGTTGGACTGGACAAAGTCGCCATTTCCCCGAACGGAAAAACTCTTGCGGGCAGCGATGGCGCAGGGGCCGTCAAGATCCTCGATTTTGAGACTCTCCAATTTCTTTACAAAGTTCAGGTACAAGGTGACCCAGTAACTTCACTCGTTTTCACAAGTGATAGCTTGAGGATAATTGACACTCGAAGCACGAACGCGAACGTCTGGGAGCCCTTGGCTCTCGTCGGGCAGGATTCCGATTCTCAGTCTAGCGAGCCTAGTGAGTCTGTACATCACGTAGTGGATGAAACAGGCGTAGCAACAGTGGACAACTCAGCGGCTATTACATCTCTTCACTATTGTGAAGAAAGTGGCATTGCATTTTGTGGTCGGACTGATGGGCGGGTTGATACATGTAATCTGGACGACCCTCAAAAGACTATGCGCAATTTGTATAGGCACAGAGGGGGATTCACGAGTATTACCTGTATCGGCTTGGCACACAATGCGAGAGTCACGGTCAGTGCCGACACATCGGGAACGTTCAGGATCATGCAAATTACCACCGGGGCACGGCGAGAATGGAGCGCTAAGTTAGTCGTTGAGGGCCGTCTAGAGCAGGGGCAAAGCATCGCCCAGGTTCTCGTTCACCCTGATGGCTTGTACGTGCTTGTGTCTTCCTCTGGGTCGGACTCAGTATGGTCTGTAGCAACAAAGAAACGGGTGGCTATTATCACAAATCGCAGACGGACGACATGGAAATGGTTTATCCGTCCTTCAACCCCGTCACAGCTGCTTCTTTTTGAAGACAAAGGCTTGAAACTCTTCAACTGGGCCGATCTCTCCGAATTGGCTACTGCAGAGGCTTCTCCTCCACTGGCTCACATTGAATGCGATGAAGTGGGACACGCGGCTTACACGGATGCCGATGCCATTTCCATATCCAGTGATGGCGAAGATCTGGTCTTCATGCAAAAGATGACTTTGAAACAGCAGGCTGTTCAGGTGATGCCATCAAACTCTTCTGCGGTGACGAAGATTCACGTCTTTGACTTGTCTTCTCTCGTGTTTCATCCTATCCCATCTGTTGATTCACACACCCACTTCGATAAATCGAACCTGCTGCAGCACTCATTCAGCACTTTGGGTCCGGGTTCCGTTTTACAGACAAACAAATCTCCACAATTGAAAAATGCACTGCCCACACCTCCTTCAAATTCGGGCCAACTTGTCACCCCAGCGTTGAAAACGCGTGGCAGCAGAGGACGTCGACCTTCGGTTAGAAACGTGGCCGATGTCCCTGATGTGGAGACTATCATCGGAACCGTTAAAAGGTTCAACTCCTGGTTCTTAGTGTTCATCTCACGGGAAGGCTGGGTGTGCTCGGTGGATCTTGACAGCGCAGGACGAAATATGCTTGAGACATTCCAAAAGCATTTTTTGATCCCTTCTATTTGGCGGACCGCGAATCCACATCTCATTAGTAAGATACGTCGCGGTCAGGATATCATTTTTGTACACCAAGATGGTGTTATCGTGGTTAACAATGGGCTGGATAACGGCCAGCATGTGCCTTTTACTTTGGTTACTTAA
- a CDS encoding bleomycin hydrolase (similar to Neurospora crassa OR74A XP_965236.2), with the protein MENQSSISYRLAKDQGANDPDGQGNWKDGNSNGVSTRRTLEPLPFEVVSSFPKTLLEKSQNRLAVNALSSADPSEVIKIVSSRVDNPQVFNTKIPLEGAPITNQRATGRCWLFAATNVFRVPIMKKRKLESLELSQKYLFYYDKLEKSNFFLEQIIDTAEEDVDSRIVQRLLEGIVADGGQWDMVYNLVKKYGLVPQAIYPETWSAQNSRFLKAILGTKLREFALKLRNLSRADGTTAEADLIHSKAEMMQEIQKILTLLLGAPPHPMQEFTWEYTDKDGKTQEVRTTPMSFAEETCYSDLDCNINNMASLVHDPRHDPLRLLTVSRLGNVIGGRDTTYVNVDMDTLKTACVAMIQAGQPIFFGCDFGKFRDKATGILDMGNFDYESGFGTDMLGMSKEERLVMGESRLTHAMILTAVHLCESTGKPIRWKIQNSHGPDSGSKGCYVMTDAWMDEFVYQVVIDLRFVDEKVRDVMKQDPIVLPLWDPIGALAQLQESTIL; encoded by the exons ATGGAAAACCAGTCCTCAATCTCTTATAGACTTGCAAAGGATCAAGGTGCGAACGATCCTGATGGGCAGGGGAACTGGAAAGACGGCAACTCCAATGGCGTGAGCACACGTCGTACACTGGAGCCTCTACCTTTTGAGGTTGTCTCCAGCTTCCCGAAAACTCTGCTAGAGAAATCTCAGAACAG ACTAGCGGTCAATGCATTATCGTCAGCCGACCCTAGTGAAGTCATCAAAATCGTGTCCTCCCGAGTGGACAATCCGCAGgttttcaacaccaaaatcCCCTTGGAAGGCgctcccatcaccaaccagcGAGCCACTGGTCGATGCTGGCTCTTTGCAGCCACCAACGTCTTCCGGGTACCAatcatgaagaagaggaagctggAATCCCTGGAGCTTTCTCAGAAATATCTATTCTACTACGACAAACTAGAAAAGTCCAACTTCTTCCTTGAGCAAATTATTGACACTGCTGAGGAAGATGTGGACAGCCGCATAGTGCAGCGGCTTCTGGAGGGCATTGTCGCCGACGGTGGTCAATGGGACATGGTGTATAATCTAGTCAAGAAATATGGGCTTGTTCCCCAGGCAATTTACCCAGAAACTTGGAGCGCTCAGAACTCTCGATTTCTGAAAGCTATTCTGGGGACCAAGTTGCGAGAGTTTGCGTTAAAGCTGCGCAACTTGTCGCGGGCCGACGGAACAACGGCCGAGGCAGATCTCATACACAGCAAAGCCGAAATGATGCAAGAGATCCAGAAGATTTTGACACTTTTACTTGGGGCTCCGCCGCATCCCATGCAAGAATTTACCTGGGAGTATACGGATAAAGATGGCAAGACACAGGAGGTGCGAACAACGCCTATGAGCTTCGCTGAGGAGACTTGCTACTCGGATCTCGACTGCAatatcaacaacatggcatcaCTGGTGCATGATCCACGTCACGATCCTTTACGCCTCCTCACTGTGTCACGTTTGGGTAACGTTATTGGCGGTCGAGATACTACGTACGTTAATGTCGATATGGACACCCTCAAGACGGCTTGTGTGGCAATGATACAGGCAGGTCAACCTATCTTTTTTGGCTgcgactttggcaagtttCGAGATAAAGCAACTGGTattttggacatgggcaATTTTGACTACGAGTCCGGCTTCGGCACTGATATGCTCGGTATGTCCAAGGAAGAGCGACTGGTCATGGGGGAGTCGCGTCTTACGCATGCCATGATCCTCACAGCTGTGCATCTGTGCGAGTCAACTGGGAAGCCGATTCGGTGGAAGATACAGAATAGTCACGGGCCAGACTCAGGAAGCAAGGGATGTTACGTCATGACAGATGCTTGGATGGATGAGTTTGTTTATCAGGTTGTCATTGACCTCAGGTTTGTGGATGAGAAGGTTAGGGATGTGATGAAGCAAGATCCTATTGTGCTACCTCTGTGGGATCCTATAGGCGCACTTGCTCAACTACAAGAGTCGACTATCTTATAG